One part of the Mycolicibacterium aromaticivorans JS19b1 = JCM 16368 genome encodes these proteins:
- a CDS encoding type I polyketide synthase → MAPTERPTQQTPRFAIIGYAARLPGAADADQYWDVLHSGRDAISEVPADRWDIEEFFDSDPDAAGKMVTRRAGFVDDVTGFDAPFFGVSAREANLMDPQHRLLLETAWRAVEHSGTAPTTLANSRTGVFVGLATHDFLGMASDALTYPEIEAYLAVGTSSAAAAGRISYRLGLQGPAVTVDTACSSSLVAIHQACQALLLDECDLALAGGVNVMLSPATMITFSHSRMLAPDGKCKTFDASADGYVRGEGCGVIAIKRLEDALRDGDHVRAVIRGSAVNQDGASGGLTVPNGVAQQRVIAEALDRAGLTPADINYLEAHGTGTSLGDPIEVQAAAAALGKGRDADQPLLIGSAKTNIGHLEAAAGVAGVLKVVLSLEHSELPPHLNFKNPSPHIPWDRIPVQVVDKARSWERSDRPRIAGVSSFGFSGTNAHVILEEAPVTNPVTAGAAPDDRRFAVLPLSARTPAALVQTAQHYRSWLGEHPDATLADVCLTAGAARAHFEHRAALVVNSVESARELLGALADDLPAPGLVRGDCVDAPKTAWLFPGQGSQYAGMARELFETEPVFADTMNRCADAVAGVLDKPLLDVIFDLDGAETLKQTRHAQPAIFAVEMGLARLWQSWGFEPDVVLGHSVGQYSAACVAGVFSLEDGARLLAERGRLFGDLPAGGRMCAVFADPDRVESLTDEFPSLSVAAYNGANTVLSGPAADLERAIAQLSDEGARCDWLDTSHAFHSSLLDPALDAFESYANGFEFAAPQRILVCNRTGAALGRNAKLDGQYWRRHARQPVQFAKGVATLAELGCALLLEVGPQPVLTAAALRAWPDPATAPKAVASLRRNGADHRQLTEALAGAYVTGHVPDFAALLHEPARKLDLPTYPFQHRQYWYQSKQSQATANDAARTEAVQLLEDGRIEELAALLGGDGSTTAAEVLSKLAAQHNRQRSAQSIADIRYEVRWQKAVSPSTEVGEGAAWLLIGDDDAVMRPLVDALTAHGHRHRVLGLPVSDADEERLVAELTAAVQDEPALRILHLAALDSDGSSSMRSLLRMQHRVLGGTQRLVRAAAAAELRSPIWVLTHNAQRVSDADTVAPEQSGLWGFCRVAALEYPQLWGGLADVSGTGADEWTRLIKQVVTASPGEDQIALRDSGVHVPRLVRRTGQPNSTPLELRSDATYLVTGGLGSIGLEIAGYLAAHGARQLVLTSRRASDEAAQRRIDALSEQHGCAVRVVAADVADPHDVARLLATVAAELPPLAGIVHAAGENSTTPLSSLDSTEIDRVFSGKVWGAWYLSEAAADLNLDFFLSTSSISSVWGSYGQSAYSAANAFLDGLTWRLRERGVHGISVNFGPWSAGMADQDARTQLDRRGIRTLSPTDALAGLADIMAAAGSQGPAEAVVARMDWARFLPIYLQAGRRSLMAEVAREVPESVPAASGASGTTRLVEQLTAAPVQQRKKLVLEYLRNTVAEVTRVDASEVREEAGFFDLGMDSLMAVELRRRLEQAVGKELPATLAMDFPRLTDVADYLLGEVLNLNEKAGAQLAAAPASLAGSATDEPIAIIAVACRFPGAADADAYWDVLSGAVDAIREIPEDRFDVDQYYDPDQQTPGKIYTRSGGYLESVDSFDPEFFGISPREAVWIDPQQRLMLEIAWEGLERAGYSPASLRGSRTGVFVGVGANEYSHLLSGESVENLEAHFITGNALNAIAGRVAFTLGLEGPAMAVDTACSSSLVAVHQASQALHSGDCDMALAGGVNVLLSPASIVAASRARMLAPDGRCKTFDAAADGYVRGEGCGILVLKRLSDAQRDGDRIAAVIRSSAVNQDGASSGLTVPNGGAQQRLITAALTRAGLVGADVDYLEAHGTGTPLGDPIEVQAAAAVYGAGRDSARPLLMGTAKTNIGHLESAAGVAGLIKVVLSLQNELLPQNLHFQNPSPHIPWDSLPVRVVDEATPWVANGRPRRAGVSSFGFTGTNAHVLIEEAPQPALADDPADEPVEVIAPEPVREPLSVLPLSARSGPGLLALAQRYSDWLAAHPDASLADVSYTAGAGRSHFEHRAAVVANSVSEAKMLLDDLVANRLRPGVLRGECTDPPTTAWFFPGQGSQYPGMAKELFETEPVFADTLRRCAQAVDPMLPRPLLDVLFSGDRENTETLRHTSFAQPAIFAVEMGLARLWQSWGIEPDVVLGHSVGQYAAACVAGVFSLEDGIRLIAERGRLFGSLPEGGRMVAVFADPDYVERAATSFPRVSVGAYNGRNTVLSGPGEDLEQIVAACSEDGARCTWLETSHAFHSELLDPVLDEFEKFATQFEYAVPTRPLVCNRTGAVLTAETPINAQYWRRHSRQPVQFTESVRTVATLGCSVLMEIGPQPILTAAALQIWPESSATPRAIVSLRKGANAQRQMTEALATTYICGHQPDFAARFHTAGLRLELPTYPFQRRRYWPKTSGIRQDGTAASGILGSAKDLASGDTVYTNVLSVKTQPWLAHHVIYGTVVVPGATYAAMAVAAAGAPARVKEVFFYEPIILPDKASREVQLSLHPVDDGWKFQVHSRPYGVREAEWSLNSDGTLLSGVDPDAEPAETVAPDEAIEQMNRTRPQELFDIFGDMELAWGPTWSTSLKSLWVGTGEAIGDIAVGEELGEHLGTEPIHPVLLDLCTGVAFPAFPATLAAEQGMTDLFLPLRYGQVTITEKMPRRFYCRARWHENTITNETQVFDIDFLDRDGRVLGGIAEFTVKRAPREALMRGLGGDSTRLLYSLGWQEIAAAPAVEEAEDGAAKSANGTWLIAGFDSLATEVPGAVTVDEATDPQSWQRVFADAAERGAPVTGIVWRSSGHAAEDGSTAELATGLEAQVATLLGAAQTALAEQKGTLADGLWIVTERAVATEPGEPVDPVQAALWGFGRTLIAEQPSLRVRLVDSDGGDESLSWLAGALGAPVVEPEMAVRQGRFLVSRLLHWARNGQLPMPRSDDYALAPTERGAIDNLRLTEVEVTPPEDNEVQVRIEAAGLNFRDVLNVLGLYPGDPGPIGGDLCGVVTEVGSAVTGFEIGQRVFGSMQGAFATRLNVPAPLLTTVPDGISAVDAATIPAAALTVRLAFDWAKLKPGDKVLIHAASGGVGLAAVQMARAHGATVFATASKYKRATLRDMGVEYVYDSRTTEFADQILADTGGQGVDVVLNSLTSEGFVEATVRATAKGGRFAEIAKRDIWTHEQMAELRPDIDYEIVALDVTMMTDPDHIQRLMVEVADGLANGEWTPVPAEVYPLTEARTAFRRMQQARHIGKIVVQMPKPLQPRGDRSYLVTGGLGALGLHTASYLAQLGAGDIVLTSRRAPDAEAQAAIDAIAERFHCRIHVFSADVAEESEVAQLLDRIRAELPPLAGVAHLAGVLDDALLPQQDLERFRKALGPKAYGAHHLHRLTKDHDLDFFILYSSASAVLGSPAQGNYATANALLDGLVAQRRAQGLPATAVNFGPWAQGGMASSAAAVANLSAQGMMPLEPSAALAALGEAIRQGAAQATVLKANWQRTAKMLAGIRPPLLDQVLPSGEGTVVGDSELLRQLQELPVAARAGFITEFLQKEVQGFLRLAQPPAASSRFLDLGTDSLMAVELRNRLFGQFGGKFDISPTAVFDHPTIGELAEHLVSQLPNSDEPAAAPEPATSAEPAESAPAPASDD, encoded by the coding sequence ATGGCACCCACCGAACGTCCGACGCAGCAGACGCCTCGTTTTGCAATCATCGGTTACGCGGCACGTCTTCCCGGAGCCGCGGATGCCGACCAGTACTGGGACGTCCTGCACAGCGGCCGGGACGCGATCTCGGAAGTCCCCGCCGACCGGTGGGATATCGAGGAGTTCTTCGACTCCGACCCGGACGCGGCCGGCAAGATGGTCACCCGGCGAGCCGGGTTCGTCGACGACGTCACCGGGTTCGACGCCCCGTTCTTCGGGGTGTCGGCGCGCGAAGCCAACCTGATGGATCCGCAGCATCGACTGCTGCTGGAGACCGCGTGGCGGGCGGTTGAGCATTCCGGCACTGCGCCAACGACTTTGGCGAACAGCAGAACCGGCGTGTTCGTCGGCTTGGCCACCCATGACTTCCTGGGCATGGCATCCGATGCGCTGACCTACCCCGAGATCGAGGCCTATCTGGCGGTCGGCACGTCCAGCGCTGCCGCCGCGGGCCGGATCAGCTACCGGTTGGGGCTGCAGGGTCCGGCGGTCACCGTCGACACGGCGTGCAGCTCCTCGCTGGTGGCGATTCACCAGGCCTGCCAGGCATTGCTGCTGGACGAATGCGATCTAGCGCTGGCGGGCGGGGTCAACGTCATGCTCAGCCCGGCCACCATGATCACGTTCTCGCACTCCCGGATGCTGGCCCCCGACGGCAAGTGCAAGACGTTCGACGCCTCGGCCGACGGTTACGTACGCGGCGAGGGTTGCGGTGTCATCGCCATCAAGCGCCTGGAAGACGCGCTCCGCGACGGCGACCACGTCCGCGCCGTGATCCGCGGCAGCGCGGTCAACCAGGACGGCGCCTCGGGCGGGCTGACCGTACCCAACGGTGTCGCTCAGCAGCGGGTGATCGCCGAGGCGCTGGATCGGGCCGGCCTGACCCCCGCCGACATCAATTACCTGGAAGCCCACGGGACCGGGACGTCGCTGGGTGACCCCATCGAGGTCCAGGCCGCGGCGGCCGCGCTCGGCAAAGGCCGCGACGCGGACCAGCCGCTGCTGATCGGATCGGCGAAGACCAACATCGGCCACCTGGAGGCCGCCGCGGGCGTGGCCGGCGTCCTCAAGGTCGTCCTGTCGCTCGAGCACTCCGAGCTGCCCCCGCATCTCAACTTCAAGAACCCGTCCCCGCACATCCCGTGGGATCGGATACCGGTGCAGGTCGTGGACAAGGCGCGGTCGTGGGAGCGATCCGATCGACCGCGTATCGCAGGCGTCAGCTCGTTCGGGTTCTCCGGCACCAACGCCCACGTCATTCTCGAAGAGGCACCGGTCACCAACCCGGTCACTGCCGGCGCAGCGCCGGACGACCGCCGGTTCGCCGTCCTTCCGCTGTCGGCGCGCACCCCGGCCGCGCTGGTGCAGACCGCACAGCACTACCGCAGCTGGCTGGGCGAGCACCCCGACGCCACTCTCGCCGACGTCTGCCTGACCGCCGGAGCGGCCCGGGCTCACTTCGAGCACCGCGCCGCACTCGTGGTCAACTCCGTCGAGTCGGCCCGCGAGCTGCTCGGCGCGCTCGCCGACGACCTGCCGGCTCCCGGACTGGTGCGCGGAGACTGCGTCGATGCGCCGAAGACCGCCTGGTTGTTCCCCGGACAGGGCAGTCAGTACGCCGGCATGGCCCGCGAACTGTTCGAGACCGAACCGGTGTTCGCCGACACCATGAACCGCTGCGCCGACGCCGTCGCCGGTGTGCTCGACAAGCCGTTGCTGGACGTCATCTTCGATCTGGATGGTGCCGAGACCCTGAAGCAGACCCGGCATGCCCAGCCCGCGATCTTCGCCGTCGAGATGGGCCTGGCCAGGCTCTGGCAGTCGTGGGGCTTCGAGCCGGATGTGGTCCTCGGGCACAGCGTCGGCCAGTACTCCGCCGCCTGTGTCGCAGGGGTTTTCAGCCTCGAGGACGGCGCGCGGTTGCTCGCCGAGCGCGGCCGCCTGTTCGGTGACCTGCCCGCAGGCGGGCGGATGTGCGCTGTCTTCGCCGACCCGGACCGGGTGGAGAGCCTGACCGACGAGTTCCCGAGCCTGTCGGTGGCCGCCTACAACGGCGCCAACACGGTGCTGTCGGGCCCGGCCGCCGACTTGGAGCGCGCGATCGCCCAGCTGTCGGACGAGGGGGCCCGCTGCGACTGGCTGGACACCAGCCACGCGTTCCACTCGTCGCTGCTCGACCCGGCGCTGGACGCCTTCGAGTCCTACGCCAACGGATTCGAATTCGCGGCACCTCAGCGGATTCTGGTGTGTAACCGGACCGGGGCCGCACTGGGCCGCAACGCGAAGCTCGACGGGCAGTACTGGCGCCGCCACGCCCGTCAGCCCGTGCAGTTCGCCAAGGGCGTGGCGACGCTGGCCGAACTCGGCTGCGCGCTACTACTCGAGGTCGGCCCGCAGCCGGTGCTCACCGCCGCTGCCCTGCGAGCCTGGCCGGATCCGGCGACCGCACCGAAAGCCGTTGCGTCGCTGCGCCGCAACGGGGCAGACCACCGCCAGCTGACCGAAGCTCTGGCGGGTGCCTACGTCACCGGACATGTTCCCGACTTCGCCGCACTGCTGCACGAGCCGGCCCGCAAGCTCGATCTGCCGACATACCCGTTCCAGCATCGCCAGTACTGGTATCAGAGCAAGCAGTCCCAGGCGACCGCCAATGATGCCGCCCGCACCGAGGCTGTTCAGCTGCTCGAGGACGGCCGGATCGAGGAACTGGCCGCACTGCTCGGCGGGGACGGATCCACCACGGCCGCCGAGGTGCTGAGCAAGCTTGCCGCCCAACATAATCGGCAGCGGAGCGCGCAGTCTATCGCCGACATCCGCTATGAGGTCCGCTGGCAGAAAGCCGTCAGCCCGTCGACCGAGGTCGGCGAGGGCGCAGCGTGGCTGCTCATCGGCGACGACGACGCCGTCATGCGCCCACTGGTCGATGCGCTGACCGCACACGGCCACCGGCATCGCGTCCTCGGTCTGCCGGTGTCCGACGCCGACGAGGAGCGCCTGGTCGCCGAACTGACCGCGGCGGTACAGGACGAGCCTGCGCTGCGCATCCTGCACCTCGCGGCGCTGGACTCCGACGGCTCGTCGTCGATGCGATCCCTGCTGCGGATGCAACACCGCGTGCTCGGGGGCACCCAGCGCCTGGTCCGCGCCGCGGCCGCCGCCGAACTGCGCAGCCCGATCTGGGTACTGACCCACAACGCCCAACGCGTGAGCGATGCCGACACGGTGGCGCCGGAGCAGAGCGGACTGTGGGGTTTCTGCCGCGTCGCCGCGCTGGAGTACCCGCAACTGTGGGGCGGTCTGGCAGACGTGTCCGGGACCGGCGCCGACGAGTGGACGCGGCTGATCAAGCAGGTCGTCACCGCGTCGCCCGGTGAGGATCAGATCGCGTTGCGGGACAGCGGTGTTCATGTCCCGAGGCTGGTCCGGCGGACCGGTCAGCCCAACTCGACTCCACTGGAATTACGCTCCGACGCAACCTATCTGGTGACCGGTGGGCTCGGCTCGATCGGCCTGGAAATCGCCGGCTACCTGGCCGCGCACGGCGCTCGCCAGCTGGTGCTGACGAGCCGCCGCGCCTCAGACGAGGCCGCACAGCGGCGCATCGATGCCCTCAGCGAACAACACGGCTGCGCGGTCCGGGTGGTCGCCGCCGACGTCGCCGACCCGCACGACGTCGCGCGACTGCTCGCCACCGTGGCCGCCGAGCTGCCGCCGCTGGCCGGCATCGTGCACGCCGCCGGAGAGAACAGCACCACCCCGCTGAGCTCCCTCGACAGCACCGAGATCGACCGGGTGTTCTCCGGAAAGGTCTGGGGCGCTTGGTACCTCAGTGAGGCCGCCGCCGATCTGAATCTGGATTTCTTCCTGTCCACCTCGTCGATCTCGTCGGTGTGGGGCAGCTACGGCCAGAGCGCCTACAGCGCGGCCAACGCCTTCCTCGACGGGTTGACGTGGCGACTGCGCGAGCGCGGCGTCCACGGCATCAGCGTGAACTTCGGTCCGTGGTCGGCCGGCATGGCAGACCAGGACGCCCGGACCCAGCTGGACCGGCGTGGCATCCGCACGCTGTCGCCCACCGATGCATTGGCCGGCCTGGCCGACATCATGGCCGCCGCCGGATCGCAAGGTCCTGCCGAAGCCGTTGTGGCGCGCATGGACTGGGCTCGCTTCCTACCGATCTACCTGCAGGCCGGCCGCCGGTCGCTGATGGCCGAGGTGGCCCGCGAAGTTCCGGAGTCGGTGCCCGCGGCCTCCGGCGCGTCAGGCACCACCCGGCTGGTCGAACAGCTCACCGCCGCACCGGTGCAGCAGCGCAAGAAGCTCGTTCTGGAGTACCTGCGCAACACCGTCGCGGAGGTGACCCGGGTCGACGCGTCCGAGGTGCGCGAAGAGGCTGGATTCTTCGACCTCGGCATGGACTCTCTGATGGCGGTCGAACTTCGTCGCCGACTGGAACAGGCTGTCGGAAAGGAACTTCCGGCGACACTCGCCATGGACTTCCCGCGGCTGACCGACGTGGCCGACTACCTGCTCGGCGAGGTGCTCAACCTCAACGAGAAGGCCGGCGCACAGCTTGCCGCCGCGCCGGCGTCGCTGGCGGGTTCGGCGACCGACGAGCCGATCGCCATCATCGCGGTGGCCTGCCGGTTCCCGGGTGCGGCTGATGCCGATGCGTACTGGGATGTGCTGTCCGGCGCCGTGGACGCGATCCGGGAGATCCCCGAGGACCGCTTCGACGTCGACCAGTACTACGACCCCGATCAGCAGACGCCCGGCAAGATCTACACCCGCAGCGGCGGCTACCTGGAGAGCGTCGACAGCTTCGACCCGGAGTTCTTCGGCATCTCCCCGCGCGAAGCGGTCTGGATCGACCCGCAGCAGCGCCTCATGCTCGAAATCGCTTGGGAGGGCTTGGAGCGCGCGGGCTACTCCCCCGCCTCGCTGCGCGGCAGCCGCACCGGCGTCTTCGTCGGCGTGGGCGCCAATGAGTACTCGCACCTGCTGTCCGGCGAATCGGTCGAGAACCTGGAAGCCCACTTCATCACCGGCAACGCGCTCAACGCGATCGCAGGCCGGGTGGCGTTCACCCTCGGCCTGGAAGGACCTGCGATGGCGGTGGACACCGCCTGCAGCTCGTCGCTGGTGGCGGTGCACCAGGCCAGCCAGGCGTTGCACTCCGGTGACTGCGACATGGCCCTGGCCGGTGGCGTCAACGTCCTGCTGAGCCCGGCGTCGATCGTCGCGGCGTCGCGGGCCCGGATGCTGGCCCCCGACGGCCGATGCAAGACCTTCGACGCGGCGGCCGACGGCTACGTCCGCGGTGAGGGTTGCGGCATCCTGGTGCTCAAGCGGCTGTCCGACGCGCAACGCGACGGCGACCGGATCGCCGCGGTCATCCGCAGCAGCGCGGTCAACCAGGACGGTGCGTCCAGTGGCCTGACCGTGCCCAATGGCGGTGCGCAACAACGCCTCATCACCGCGGCACTCACCCGCGCGGGTCTCGTCGGCGCGGATGTCGACTACCTCGAAGCTCACGGCACCGGCACCCCGTTGGGTGATCCGATCGAGGTGCAGGCCGCCGCGGCCGTCTACGGCGCGGGTCGTGACTCGGCCCGGCCGCTGCTGATGGGCACGGCCAAGACCAACATCGGGCACCTGGAGTCCGCCGCCGGGGTGGCCGGTCTGATCAAGGTCGTGCTGTCGCTGCAGAACGAATTGCTGCCGCAGAACCTGCACTTCCAGAACCCGTCACCGCACATCCCCTGGGACTCGTTGCCGGTGCGGGTGGTCGACGAGGCCACCCCGTGGGTCGCCAACGGCAGGCCGCGCCGTGCCGGGGTCAGCTCGTTCGGCTTCACCGGCACCAACGCCCACGTGTTGATCGAAGAGGCACCGCAGCCCGCGCTGGCTGACGATCCCGCCGACGAACCGGTCGAGGTCATCGCGCCGGAGCCGGTGCGTGAGCCGCTGAGCGTCCTGCCGCTGTCGGCACGGTCCGGCCCGGGCCTGCTGGCGTTGGCGCAGCGCTACTCCGATTGGCTGGCAGCCCATCCCGACGCCTCGCTCGCCGACGTTAGCTACACCGCCGGAGCGGGACGATCGCACTTCGAGCACCGGGCGGCGGTGGTCGCGAACTCGGTGTCCGAGGCCAAGATGCTGCTCGACGATCTGGTGGCCAACCGGCTGCGGCCGGGCGTGCTCCGCGGCGAATGCACCGACCCGCCGACCACCGCGTGGTTCTTCCCGGGACAGGGCAGCCAGTACCCGGGAATGGCGAAGGAATTGTTCGAAACGGAGCCGGTATTCGCCGACACCTTGCGCCGCTGTGCGCAGGCCGTCGATCCGATGTTGCCGCGCCCGCTGCTCGACGTGCTGTTCTCCGGTGACCGCGAGAACACGGAAACTTTGCGCCACACGTCATTCGCCCAGCCGGCGATCTTCGCCGTCGAGATGGGTCTGGCCCGGTTGTGGCAGTCGTGGGGCATCGAACCGGACGTGGTGCTGGGCCACAGCGTCGGCCAGTACGCGGCCGCGTGCGTGGCAGGCGTATTCAGCCTCGAGGACGGTATCCGCTTGATCGCCGAGCGGGGCCGATTGTTCGGCAGCCTGCCCGAGGGCGGCCGGATGGTCGCGGTGTTCGCCGATCCCGATTACGTGGAGCGTGCGGCGACGAGCTTCCCGCGCGTCTCGGTCGGTGCCTACAACGGCCGCAACACGGTGCTCTCGGGCCCGGGCGAGGATCTGGAGCAGATCGTCGCCGCGTGCAGCGAGGACGGCGCCCGGTGCACCTGGCTGGAGACCAGCCACGCCTTCCACTCGGAGCTTCTGGATCCGGTGCTCGACGAATTCGAGAAGTTCGCAACACAATTCGAGTATGCGGTGCCGACCCGGCCGCTGGTCTGCAACCGGACCGGCGCGGTGCTCACCGCCGAGACGCCGATCAACGCGCAGTACTGGCGCAGGCATTCCCGGCAGCCGGTGCAGTTCACCGAAAGTGTGCGCACCGTGGCGACCCTGGGATGCTCGGTGCTGATGGAGATCGGCCCGCAACCGATCCTTACCGCAGCGGCACTGCAGATCTGGCCGGAGTCATCGGCAACGCCGCGCGCGATCGTGTCGTTGCGCAAGGGCGCCAACGCCCAGCGGCAGATGACCGAAGCGCTCGCCACGACGTACATCTGCGGACACCAGCCGGATTTCGCTGCCCGGTTCCACACGGCGGGCCTGCGACTCGAACTGCCGACGTATCCGTTCCAGCGCCGCCGGTACTGGCCGAAGACCTCCGGTATCCGGCAGGACGGCACCGCGGCATCCGGGATCCTCGGCAGCGCCAAGGACCTGGCGTCCGGCGACACCGTCTACACCAATGTGTTGTCGGTCAAGACCCAGCCGTGGCTGGCCCATCACGTCATCTACGGCACCGTGGTGGTTCCGGGCGCGACGTACGCGGCGATGGCGGTGGCTGCGGCAGGAGCACCGGCACGGGTGAAGGAGGTCTTCTTCTACGAACCGATCATCCTGCCCGACAAGGCCTCTCGCGAAGTCCAGCTCAGCCTGCATCCCGTCGACGACGGCTGGAAGTTCCAGGTGCACAGCCGGCCCTACGGGGTTCGGGAGGCCGAGTGGTCGCTGAACTCCGACGGCACCCTGCTCTCCGGCGTCGACCCGGATGCGGAACCGGCGGAAACGGTGGCCCCGGACGAGGCGATCGAGCAGATGAATCGCACCCGCCCGCAGGAACTGTTCGACATCTTCGGTGACATGGAATTGGCCTGGGGTCCGACGTGGTCCACCTCGCTGAAGTCGTTGTGGGTCGGCACCGGTGAGGCGATCGGGGACATCGCGGTCGGCGAAGAACTCGGCGAGCATCTCGGCACCGAGCCGATCCACCCGGTCTTGCTGGACCTGTGCACCGGTGTGGCATTTCCCGCCTTCCCCGCCACGCTGGCCGCCGAGCAGGGGATGACGGATCTGTTCCTGCCGTTGCGGTACGGGCAGGTGACGATCACCGAGAAGATGCCGCGGCGGTTCTACTGCCGGGCCCGCTGGCACGAGAACACCATCACCAACGAAACCCAGGTCTTCGATATCGATTTCCTCGATCGGGACGGCCGAGTGCTCGGTGGTATCGCCGAGTTCACCGTGAAGCGTGCACCACGCGAAGCGTTGATGCGCGGGCTGGGTGGCGATTCCACCCGGTTGCTGTACAGCCTGGGCTGGCAGGAGATCGCGGCGGCTCCCGCGGTTGAGGAGGCCGAAGACGGTGCCGCCAAGAGCGCGAACGGCACCTGGTTGATCGCCGGCTTCGATTCGCTGGCGACCGAGGTACCGGGGGCGGTGACGGTCGACGAGGCAACGGATCCGCAGTCGTGGCAGCGGGTATTCGCCGACGCAGCCGAGCGCGGTGCGCCGGTCACCGGAATCGTCTGGCGCAGTTCGGGACACGCTGCCGAGGACGGGTCTACCGCGGAACTCGCCACCGGACTGGAGGCGCAGGTGGCCACGCTGCTCGGTGCCGCGCAGACCGCACTGGCCGAGCAGAAGGGCACGCTGGCCGACGGACTGTGGATCGTCACCGAACGCGCGGTGGCCACCGAGCCGGGCGAGCCGGTCGATCCGGTCCAGGCCGCCCTGTGGGGATTCGGCCGCACCCTGATCGCCGAGCAGCCGAGCCTGCGTGTTCGCCTGGTCGACTCCGACGGCGGCGACGAGTCGCTGAGCTGGCTGGCCGGTGCGCTGGGCGCCCCGGTCGTCGAGCCGGAAATGGCAGTGCGGCAAGGACGTTTCCTGGTATCCCGGCTGCTGCACTGGGCGCGAAACGGTCAGCTGCCGATGCCGCGCAGCGACGACTACGCCCTGGCGCCGACCGAACGCGGTGCGATCGACAATCTCCGCCTGACCGAGGTCGAGGTGACTCCGCCGGAGGACAACGAGGTGCAGGTCCGGATCGAGGCGGCCGGCCTGAACTTCCGTGACGTGCTCAACGTGCTGGGCCTCTACCCCGGCGATCCGGGCCCGATCGGTGGCGACCTGTGTGGTGTGGTCACCGAAGTGGGATCCGCGGTAACCGGATTCGAGATCGGCCAGCGGGTCTTCGGATCGATGCAGGGCGCCTTCGCCACCCGGTTGAATGTTCCCGCGCCACTGCTGACCACGGTGCCGGACGGCATCAGCGCGGTCGATGCCGCGACGATTCCGGCTGCGGCATTGACGGTCCGGCTCGCGTTCGACTGGGCGAAGCTCAAGCCCGGCGACAAGGTGCTCATCCACGCCGCCAGTGGCGGTGTGGGGCTGGCCGCCGTACAGATGGCCCGTGCGCACGGCGCGACCGTGTTCGCCACCGCGAGCAAGTACAAGCGCGCCACCCTGCGGGACATGGGCGTGGAATACGTCTACGACTCGCGCACAACGGAATTCGCGGACCAGATTCTGGCGGACACGGGCGGCCAAGGTGTTGATGTGGTGCTCAACTCGCTGACCAGCGAGGGATTCGTCGAGGCGACGGTGCGGGCCACCGCCAAGGGCGGCCGGTTCGCCGAGATCGCCAAACGCGATATCTGGACGCACGAGCAGATGGCCGAACTGCGTCCCGATATCGACTACGAGATCGTCGCGCTGGACGTCACGATGATGACCGATCCCGACCACATCCAGCGCTTGATGGTCGAGGTCGCCGACGGCTTGGCCAACGGCGAGTGGACGCCGGTGCCTGCCGAGGTCTACCCGCTGACCGAGGCGAGGACCGCGTTCCGGCGGATGCAGCAGGCACGCCACATCGGCAAGATCGTGGTGCAGATGCCCAAACCGCTCCAGCCACGCGGGGATCGGAGCTATCTGGTCACCGGCGGTCTGGGTGCGCTCGGCCTGCACACGGCGTCATACCTGGCGCAACTCGGCGCCGGCGACATCGTGCTGACCAGCCGCCGCGCCCCGGATGCGGAAGCCCAGGCGGCCATCGACGCCATCGCCGAGCGGTTCCACTGCCGGATCCACGTCTTCTCGGCCGATGTCGCCGAGGAGTCCGAGGTGGCCCAGCTGCTGGACAGGATCCGGGCCGAGCTGCCGCCGCTGGCGGGCGTGGCACACCTGGCCGGTGTGCTCGATGATGCCCTGCTACCGCAGCAGGACCTCGAACGGTTCCGGAAGGCATTGGGGCCCAAGGCGTATGGCGCGCACCATCTGCACAGGTTGACGAAGGATCACGATCTCGACTTCTTCATCCTGTACTCGTCGGCGTCGGCGGTGCTGGGCTCGCCCGCACAGGGCAACTACGCCACAGCGAATGCGCTGCTCGACGGGCTCGTCGCGCAACGACGTGCGCAGGGACTGCCCGCAACCGCAGTCAACTTCGGCCCGTGGGCCCAGGGCGGCATGGCCAGCTCGGCGGCCGCCGTGGCCAACCTCAGCGCCCAGGGCATGATGCCGCTCGAACCGTCGGCAGCACTGGCCGCCCTCGGCGAGGCCATCCGGCAGGGCGCCGCCCAGGCCACCGTGCTCAAGGCGAACTGGCAGCGGACGGCGAAGATGCTCGCCGGCATCCGTCCACCGCTGCTGGACCAGGTGCTGCCCAGCGGCGAGGGCACCGTGGTCGGTGACAGCGAGTTGTTGCGGCAGCTGCAGGAGCTTCCGGTGGCGGCGCGAGCCGGCTTCATCACCGAGTTCCTGCAGAAAGAGGTGCAGGGCTTCTTGCGTCTCGCGCAGCCGCCTGCCGCGTCCAGCCGCTTCCTGGATCTGGGCACGGACTCACTGATGGCGGTCGAATTGCGCAACCGGCTGTTCGGTCAGTTCGGCGGCAAGTTCGACATCAGCCCGACGGCGGTGTTCGACCATCCGACGATCGGCGAACTCGCCGAGCATCTGGTGTCGCAGCTGCCGAATTCCGACGAGCCCGCGGCCGCGCCGGAGCCGGCGACCTCCGCAGAGCCTGCGGAGTCCGCGCCCGCACCCGCGTCAGACGACTGA